Proteins from one Deinococcus sp. AB2017081 genomic window:
- a CDS encoding uracil-DNA glycosylase — MTAPTPQPEQFRSAGSNRYVIPGWTNLVPGTPDTIEIQLDVAASDLNRAQASLLIEYWATPEDMTLQSLLPVRAIPTVPEGWCVFVPAQGRVMVRAIDPQPNPPVLASHWINVDPATPAGTTVHVKVDFPGPVNQARNLLNP; from the coding sequence ATGACCGCCCCGACCCCCCAGCCCGAGCAGTTCCGCAGTGCGGGCAGCAACCGCTACGTCATCCCCGGCTGGACGAACCTCGTGCCCGGCACCCCCGATACCATCGAGATCCAGCTGGACGTGGCCGCGTCTGACCTGAACCGCGCCCAGGCGAGCCTGCTGATCGAGTACTGGGCCACGCCCGAGGACATGACCCTCCAGAGCCTGCTGCCGGTGCGGGCCATTCCCACCGTGCCCGAGGGCTGGTGCGTGTTCGTGCCGGCCCAGGGCCGCGTGATGGTGCGGGCCATCGACCCGCAGCCCAACCCGCCGGTGCTGGCGAGCCACTGGATCAACGTCGATCCCGCCACCCCTGCCGGCACGACCGTGCACGTGAAGGTGGACTTTCCTGGCCCCGTGAACCAGGCGCGGAACCTGCTGAACCCCTGA
- a CDS encoding GNAT family N-acetyltransferase gives MNPKLRPYRPTDHAACVALFDSNTPSSFLPHERAEFVEWLDGLDAGGSDEHAEYLVIEDAGQLVACGGIWWTEPAAPAGFAWGMVARDLQHRGHGTMLVRARLERLRELGAGEVRLDTSQHTAPYYARFGFEEVTRTPGGYGPGLDRVDMVARLS, from the coding sequence ATGAATCCGAAGCTGCGCCCGTACCGTCCCACGGACCACGCTGCCTGCGTGGCGCTGTTCGACTCGAATACACCCTCCTCGTTCCTGCCCCACGAACGCGCGGAGTTCGTGGAGTGGCTGGACGGTCTGGACGCGGGGGGCAGCGATGAACACGCCGAATATCTCGTCATCGAGGACGCCGGGCAGCTCGTCGCCTGCGGCGGGATCTGGTGGACGGAGCCCGCCGCCCCGGCCGGGTTCGCGTGGGGCATGGTCGCCCGTGACCTCCAGCACCGGGGCCACGGCACCATGCTCGTCCGGGCCCGCCTGGAGCGGCTGCGCGAGCTGGGCGCGGGCGAGGTGCGGCTCGACACGTCCCAGCACACCGCGCCGTACTACGCCCGCTTCGGGTTCGAGGAGGTGACGCGCACCCCAGGCGGCTACGGGCCAGGGCTCGACCGGGTGGATATGGTGGCCCGGCTCAGCTGA
- a CDS encoding cupin domain-containing protein: MTAVKRAWHDVQAEAMMPGVTRRFVHGEQAMVAQIELRAGAVVPWHEHANEQISILLSGRARFEFGGTAAPEVVEAGAGDTIVIPGHLPHQVTVLEDAQVIDVFAPPRADWIAAGQEAADAR; this comes from the coding sequence ATGACAGCAGTGAAACGGGCGTGGCATGACGTGCAGGCCGAGGCGATGATGCCAGGGGTGACGCGGCGGTTCGTGCACGGCGAGCAGGCGATGGTCGCGCAGATCGAACTGCGGGCCGGGGCCGTGGTGCCGTGGCACGAGCACGCGAACGAGCAGATCAGCATCCTGCTGTCGGGCCGGGCACGCTTCGAGTTCGGTGGAACCGCGGCCCCGGAGGTCGTGGAGGCGGGTGCGGGCGACACCATCGTCATTCCGGGCCACCTCCCGCATCAGGTGACCGTGCTGGAGGACGCCCAGGTCATCGACGTGTTCGCGCCGCCCAGAGCGGACTGGATCGCGGCCGGCCAGGAGGCCGCCGATGCTCGATAG
- the tdh gene encoding L-threonine 3-dehydrogenase: MRALSKLHPEPGIWMVDVPVPTPGPNDLLIRVRRSSICGTDVHIYSWDSWAQKTIPVPMVVGHEYVGVVAGMGSEVRGFEIGDRVSGEGHVTCGHCRNCRAGRRHLCRNTLGVGVNRPGSFAEYLVLPAFNAFKLPDDIPDDIAAIFDPFGNAVHTALTFDLVGEDVLITGAGPIGVMAAAVAKHVGARNVVITDVNDYRLELARTMGVTRAVNVAREDLWTVATQELGMHEGFDVGLEMSGNGQAFAQMVSVMNNGGKVALLGIPAGRVDIDWNAVIFKMLTIKGIYGREMFETWYKMAALIQSGLDLRPVITHHYGITDFQKGFDDMLGGQSGKVILNWEE; this comes from the coding sequence ATGCGTGCCCTGAGCAAACTTCACCCCGAGCCGGGCATCTGGATGGTGGACGTCCCGGTGCCCACCCCCGGCCCGAACGATCTGCTGATCCGCGTCCGCCGGAGCAGCATCTGCGGCACGGACGTCCATATCTACTCCTGGGACAGCTGGGCCCAGAAGACCATTCCCGTGCCGATGGTCGTCGGGCACGAGTACGTGGGCGTGGTCGCCGGCATGGGCTCCGAGGTGCGCGGCTTCGAGATCGGTGACCGCGTGAGCGGCGAGGGCCACGTCACCTGCGGGCACTGCCGCAACTGCCGCGCGGGCCGCCGCCACCTGTGCCGCAACACCCTGGGGGTCGGCGTGAACCGTCCCGGCAGCTTCGCCGAGTATCTGGTGCTCCCGGCGTTCAACGCCTTCAAGCTCCCGGACGACATCCCGGACGACATCGCCGCGATCTTCGATCCGTTTGGCAACGCCGTGCACACTGCCCTGACCTTCGATCTGGTGGGCGAGGACGTACTGATCACCGGGGCCGGCCCGATCGGCGTGATGGCTGCCGCTGTCGCGAAGCATGTCGGGGCACGGAACGTGGTCATCACGGACGTGAACGACTACCGCCTGGAGCTGGCCCGCACGATGGGCGTCACGCGGGCAGTGAACGTGGCCCGTGAAGACCTGTGGACGGTGGCCACCCAGGAACTCGGCATGCACGAGGGCTTCGACGTGGGCCTGGAGATGAGCGGGAACGGCCAGGCCTTCGCGCAGATGGTGTCGGTGATGAACAACGGCGGCAAGGTCGCGCTGCTGGGCATCCCCGCCGGCCGCGTGGACATCGACTGGAACGCTGTGATCTTCAAGATGCTGACGATCAAGGGGATCTACGGCCGCGAGATGTTCGAGACGTGGTACAAGATGGCCGCCCTGATCCAGTCGGGTCTCGACCTGCGCCCCGTCATCACGCACCACTACGGCATTACGGACTTC
- the treS gene encoding maltose alpha-D-glucosyltransferase: MTSAAAPEWYKSAVFYELSVRTFADGNGDGKGDFPGLTGRLDYLKSLGVDCLWLLPFFPSPLRDDGYDVADYVNIHPDLGTLDDFKVFLREAHARGLRVVGDLVTNHTSSDHPWFQAARRGAVLPDGSPNEYHDYYVWSETGTEYAGARIIFTDTETSNWTMDEQAGKYYWHRFFGSQPDLNYDNPRVVEELLSAARFWLDLGLDGFRVDAVPYLIEREGTNCENLTETHDILKRMRRMVDEEYPGRLLLAEANQWPEEVVEYFGTDEEPEFHMCFNFPVMPRLYMSLKKEDTTSIREIMGRLPAIPAFGQWATFLRNHDELTLEMVTDDERAFMYAAYAPDTRMKINVGIRRRLAPLLDNDRRRIELLNTVLLALPGSPILYYGDEIGMGDDLGLADRNGVRTPMQWNAGTSGGFSTAAPSDCFFPPIGDTVYGYGRVNVQSQEQDPSSLLKWMSRQLELRRRHPGFAVGELEFIDTDNPAILAFTRTTPDEKLLIVSNFAGNAQAVHLELGAYAGRVPVTLAGASPFPVVGEEPYPMILGKYDYYWLRLN; the protein is encoded by the coding sequence ATGACTTCTGCTGCCGCGCCGGAATGGTACAAGAGCGCCGTCTTCTACGAACTCTCGGTTCGCACCTTCGCCGACGGGAACGGCGACGGCAAGGGCGACTTTCCGGGCCTAACCGGCCGGCTGGACTACCTCAAGTCGCTGGGCGTGGACTGCCTGTGGCTGCTGCCCTTCTTTCCCAGCCCACTGCGCGACGACGGCTACGACGTGGCCGACTACGTGAACATTCACCCGGATCTCGGCACCCTGGACGACTTCAAGGTGTTCCTGCGCGAAGCGCATGCACGCGGGCTGAGGGTCGTGGGCGACCTCGTGACCAACCACACGTCCAGCGACCATCCGTGGTTCCAGGCGGCGCGGCGCGGGGCCGTGCTGCCCGATGGCAGTCCCAACGAGTACCACGACTACTACGTGTGGAGCGAGACCGGCACCGAGTACGCCGGAGCGCGCATCATCTTCACCGACACCGAGACGAGCAACTGGACGATGGACGAGCAGGCCGGCAAATACTACTGGCACCGCTTCTTCGGCAGCCAGCCGGATCTGAACTACGACAACCCGAGGGTCGTGGAGGAACTGCTGTCGGCCGCACGGTTCTGGCTCGATCTGGGCCTGGACGGCTTCCGGGTCGACGCCGTGCCCTACCTGATCGAGCGCGAGGGCACCAACTGCGAGAACCTGACCGAGACCCACGACATCCTGAAGAGGATGCGCCGCATGGTGGACGAGGAATACCCCGGCCGCCTGCTGCTGGCCGAGGCCAACCAGTGGCCGGAGGAGGTCGTCGAGTACTTCGGCACCGACGAGGAACCCGAGTTCCACATGTGCTTCAACTTCCCGGTCATGCCCCGGCTGTACATGAGCCTGAAAAAGGAGGACACGACCAGCATCCGCGAGATCATGGGCCGCCTGCCGGCGATCCCCGCATTCGGGCAGTGGGCGACCTTCCTGCGGAACCACGACGAACTGACGCTCGAGATGGTCACGGACGACGAGCGCGCCTTCATGTACGCCGCCTACGCGCCCGATACCCGCATGAAGATCAACGTGGGCATCCGCCGCCGGCTGGCCCCGCTGCTCGACAACGACCGCCGCCGGATCGAGCTGCTGAACACCGTCCTGCTGGCCCTGCCCGGCAGCCCGATCCTGTACTACGGCGACGAGATCGGCATGGGCGACGACCTGGGTCTGGCCGACCGCAACGGCGTGCGCACGCCCATGCAGTGGAACGCCGGCACAAGCGGCGGCTTCTCGACGGCCGCGCCCTCGGACTGCTTCTTCCCGCCCATCGGGGACACGGTGTACGGCTACGGCCGCGTGAACGTGCAGAGCCAGGAACAGGATCCCAGCAGCCTGCTCAAGTGGATGTCGCGCCAGCTCGAACTGCGCCGCCGTCACCCCGGCTTCGCGGTGGGCGAGCTGGAATTCATCGATACGGATAACCCGGCGATCCTGGCCTTCACGCGCACCACACCCGATGAGAAGCTGCTGATCGTGAGCAACTTCGCCGGCAACGCGCAGGCCGTGCATCTGGAACTGGGCGCCTACGCGGGCCGTGTGCCGGTCACGCTCGCCGGGGCCAGCCCCTTCCCGGTGGTGGGCGAGGAACCCTACCCGATGATCCTCGGCAAGTACGACTACTACTGGCTGCGGCTGAACTGA
- the mqnB gene encoding futalosine hydrolase: MTGDTLPDAALIVVATAGEATRLTDLTARVVVSGVGPVAAALATQRALLEQPAGLVISAGIGGAYPGSGLNPGDLAVSSEIIHADLGAWDGDMWLELDALGLSVRSDGQQGIRFAVWDGAEEAARRADAPFGPLLTLSSVTGSALQAAALTARHPGALTEGMEGAGVAHAALVAGVPVVEVRGVSNPVGPRDRSAWRLGEALAATRRGVQAVLEELAAT; encoded by the coding sequence GTGACCGGCGATACCCTGCCAGACGCTGCCCTGATCGTCGTCGCCACGGCGGGCGAGGCCACGCGGCTGACTGACCTGACCGCACGGGTGGTCGTGTCCGGCGTCGGGCCGGTGGCGGCGGCGCTGGCGACCCAGCGGGCGCTGCTGGAACAGCCGGCCGGTCTGGTGATCAGCGCCGGGATCGGCGGGGCGTATCCGGGCAGCGGGCTGAACCCCGGCGACCTGGCCGTGTCCAGCGAGATCATCCACGCCGACCTGGGAGCATGGGACGGCGACATGTGGCTGGAGCTGGACGCTCTGGGACTGTCGGTGCGATCCGATGGTCAGCAGGGCATCCGGTTTGCAGTCTGGGACGGTGCAGAGGAGGCGGCCAGACGCGCTGACGCTCCCTTTGGCCCCCTGCTCACCCTGAGCAGCGTGACCGGCTCGGCCCTCCAGGCAGCGGCCCTGACCGCCCGGCATCCCGGTGCCCTGACCGAAGGCATGGAGGGAGCAGGAGTGGCCCACGCCGCGCTCGTCGCCGGGGTGCCCGTGGTCGAGGTGCGCGGCGTGAGCAATCCCGTCGGCCCCCGCGACCGCAGCGCGTGGCGCCTCGGGGAGGCGCTGGCGGCCACACGGCGCGGCGTGCAGGCCGTGCTGGAGGAACTGGCGGCCACGTAG